AGCGATCGGGCGGTGGCCTCGGGGTCGGTCAGCGCGAGCGTCACCCGGCCCCTGTTGTCGCGGCGCTTCTCGACGACGCCGGCGTCGACGAGGCCGTCGAGGTGGTGTTCGAGCGTGCTGCGGGCGACGCCGACCGCTTCGGCGACCGCGTCGGGAGGGGCCGGCCCGTCGAGGAGTTCGACGACGGCGTCGCGGGCGGTCTCGCGTCTGAACAGCGCGATCCGCCGGCGTTCCAGCGGGTCGAGCGCGGGGTCGAAGTAGTGCGTGCGCCCGGAGACCTCCTCGCCGACGACGCGGTCGGCGCGGGCGAGCCGCCGGAGGTGGTACTGCGCCTGCCCCGGCGCGAGATCGAGTCGGCGAACCAGCTCGTTGAAGTGGAGCCCGGGGTTGGCGACCACGTAATCGGCGACGCGCTCGCGGGTGGGGCGCCCGCCCGCCGGCGTCGCGCGGTCGCTCACGAGGCCGCCTCCGTCCGGATCGTCCGTGCGTAGTACACCGCCGCGACGACGAGGCCGGCCATGACCACGTCGAGGACGTGTTCGCCGAAGTGGTGCGCCTCCGCGCCGACGAGGCCGAAGGCCGTCGCGCCCCCGAGCCCCGCCCGGAGCGCGAGGGTGCCGAGCGCGAGCGCCACGAGGAGGTACGACCGCGACCGACGCCTGAGGAACGCCGCGAGGCCGAGCCCGAGCAGCCCGGCGCCGGCGAGCCCGCCGAGGGCGACGACGAGCGCGTAGACGACGCCGTGGGCGGCGGGCGCGAGGTGAAGTACCGTGTCCATACACGGGTTCGCTCGCCGAGCGACTTGACCGTTGCGCGGTCGGTCGCCCCCCGACCGGCTAGCCGCTGAACGGGGAACCGTAACGGGACAACGGAGACGGGAGAACGGCGACGGGCGGACGACGGGCGGAAGACGACCGGAGAGCGACGGCTGGCGGCCGGCGACGAGAGAACGATACGTTGAACACTGACGCGACCGCGCGATTCGAGAGTGAACCTCCGCGTCGAGTACCGGGCGAGCCTGAGCCTCGTCGGCACCGTCGTGCGCTACCTCTCGGTGCCGCTTGTGGCGCCGCTTCTCGTCTCGGTGTACTACGGCGAGTCGGTCGCTCCCTTCCTCGTCACCATCGCGCTCGCGCTGGCGGTCGGCACCGGACTCGAACGCCTCGATCCCGAGCCCGATCTGGGCGCCCGCGAGGGGTTCCTGATGGTCGCGACCACGTGGCTGGCGGTCGGGCTCGTCGGAGCCGTCCCGTATCTGATCGAGGCCCACGGGATCCCCGGGATCGTTGCCCCGCTCGCGCCGGCATCGACACTCGCGAACCCCGTGAACGCCCTGTTCGAGTCGATGTCCGGCTTCACGACGACGGGCGCGACCGTCCTCGGCGACATCTCCTTCGACACCCACGGCCGCGGGATCATGCTGTGGCGCCAGCTCACCCAGTGGCTCGGCGGGATGGGGATCGTCGTCCTCGCGGTCGCGATCCTCCCCGAGCTCTCCGTCGGCGGCGCCCAGCTCATGGACGCCGAGGCGCCCGGCCCGGGCATCGAGAAGCTCACGCCGCGGATCGCCGAGACCGCCCGCGTGCTGTGGGGCGTCTACGCAGGCATCACGGCCCTCGAGATCGTCCTCCTGTACGGGATGCACCTCGCCGGGCCGGCGCTCGGGATGCCGGGGCTCGCCCCGAACATGACGCTGTACAACGCCGTCGCTCACGGCCTGACGACGATGCCGACCGGCGGGTTCTCGCCGGAGGCGCGCTCGATCGAGGCGTTCTCCGCGGCCGTGCAGTGGGTCATCATTCCGTTCATGGTCGCCGCCGGGATCAACTTCGCGCTGTTCTGGGGCGTCGTCACGGGCGACCCGAGACGGATGCTCCGGGACGTGGAGTTCCGGACGTTCATCGGGGCGATGGGCGTGATCGCCGCACTGGTGACGGGGTTGCTGTTCGCCGGGGCGTTCGTCGCCGCCGCCCCGGCCGGCGAGACGTACGACGCCGCCTACCTTTCCGCGGTTACGGGCGCCATCTCCGGGAGCATCGAGCCCTCGCTTCGGCACGCGGCGTTCCAGACGGTCTCGATCGTCACGACGACCGGGTACGCGAGCATGGACTTCAACACCTGGTCCGCGCCGGCGCAGTACACGCTGCTTTTCGCTATGTTCATCGGCGGCTCCGCCGGCTCGACCGGCGGGGGGATCAAGGTGATCCGGTGGGTGGTCATCCTGAAGTCGCTCCGGCGGGAGCTGTTCACGACGGCCCACCCCGACGCAGTCCGGCCGGTCAGGCTCAACGGCCGCGCGCTCGACGAGCGTGGTGTCCGCGGCATCTTCGCGTTCACCCTGCTGTATCTCGTGTTGTTCCTGGTCTCGACGCTGGTGTTGTTCCTCGACGGCACTCGCCTCCCGGAGACCGTCTCGGTCCTCGAAACGATGAGCGCGGTCGCGGCCACCCTCGGGAACGTCGGCCCCGGGTTCGGGGTCGTCGGGCCGATGGGGAGCTACCTCGGGTTCACGGACGCGAGCAGACTCTACATGGTGTTTCTGATGTGGATCGGCCGGCTGGAGATCATCCCGGTCCTCGTGTGTCTCACGCCCGAATACTGGCGGCGGTGAGTCGGGAGGAAGGGGCAGGGGGTCGCGCCGTCTACTTCTCGACGGCGCTGCCGGCGCGGATGACCGCCTCCTCGCCGAAGGCGGGGCCGACGAACTGCATCCCGACGGGGAGGCCGTCGGCCTCGCCCGCCGGCACCGAGATGGCCGGGAGGTTCGCGAGGTTCACCGGCACGGTGTTGGCGTCCATGAGGTACAGCGAGAGCGGGTCGTCGAGGCTCTCGCCGCGCTTCGGGGGGAGCACGGGCATCGTCGGCGTCGCCAGCACGTCCGCCTCCGAGAGCGCCTCGTCGAAGTCGCGCTTCACCCACGCTCGGGCGTCCTGCGCCTTCTTGTAGTACTTGTCGTGATAGCCCGCCGAGAGGGCGTACGTCCCGAGCAGGATCCGCCGTTTCACCTCGTCGCCGAAGCCCTCCTCGCGGGAGCTGGCGAACGAC
This genomic stretch from Halobaculum roseum harbors:
- a CDS encoding winged helix-turn-helix transcriptional regulator; translated protein: MSDRATPAGGRPTRERVADYVVANPGLHFNELVRRLDLAPGQAQYHLRRLARADRVVGEEVSGRTHYFDPALDPLERRRIALFRRETARDAVVELLDGPAPPDAVAEAVGVARSTLEHHLDGLVDAGVVEKRRDNRGRVTLALTDPEATARSLRRIEPSLPDRLLDRFTRLVDALLE
- a CDS encoding DUF7471 family protein gives rise to the protein MDTVLHLAPAAHGVVYALVVALGGLAGAGLLGLGLAAFLRRRSRSYLLVALALGTLALRAGLGGATAFGLVGAEAHHFGEHVLDVVMAGLVVAAVYYARTIRTEAAS
- a CDS encoding TrkH family potassium uptake protein, with translation MNLRVEYRASLSLVGTVVRYLSVPLVAPLLVSVYYGESVAPFLVTIALALAVGTGLERLDPEPDLGAREGFLMVATTWLAVGLVGAVPYLIEAHGIPGIVAPLAPASTLANPVNALFESMSGFTTTGATVLGDISFDTHGRGIMLWRQLTQWLGGMGIVVLAVAILPELSVGGAQLMDAEAPGPGIEKLTPRIAETARVLWGVYAGITALEIVLLYGMHLAGPALGMPGLAPNMTLYNAVAHGLTTMPTGGFSPEARSIEAFSAAVQWVIIPFMVAAGINFALFWGVVTGDPRRMLRDVEFRTFIGAMGVIAALVTGLLFAGAFVAAAPAGETYDAAYLSAVTGAISGSIEPSLRHAAFQTVSIVTTTGYASMDFNTWSAPAQYTLLFAMFIGGSAGSTGGGIKVIRWVVILKSLRRELFTTAHPDAVRPVRLNGRALDERGVRGIFAFTLLYLVLFLVSTLVLFLDGTRLPETVSVLETMSAVAATLGNVGPGFGVVGPMGSYLGFTDASRLYMVFLMWIGRLEIIPVLVCLTPEYWRR